A stretch of Monomorium pharaonis isolate MP-MQ-018 chromosome 7, ASM1337386v2, whole genome shotgun sequence DNA encodes these proteins:
- the LOC105836565 gene encoding apolipoprotein D, with amino-acid sequence MLRVFIIVIIANAAMAQVPFLGTCPDLEAMRNFELDRYLGKWYEVERYFAWFEFGGKCVTANYSLSENDSVKIINKQISSLTGVATSIEGVGRLIGRSDDPKLSVTFPSLPLPFDAPYWVLDTDYKSYAVVWSCTNLGVLNVRNVWILTREPKPPVAVVEKAYQVIDKSNISRAYFIRTDQKNCPATY; translated from the exons ATGCTACGAGTATTTATAATCGTTATCATCGCAAATGCAGCGATGGCGCAGGTGCCATTCTTGGGTACGTGTCCGGACTTGGAAGCAATGCGAAATTTCGAACTAGACAGA TATTTGGGCAAATGGTACGAAGTCGAAAGGTACTTTGCGTGGTTTGAATTTGGTGGAAAATGTGTGACGGCTAATTACAGCTTAAGTGAAAATGATTCAGTAAAAATCAtcaataaacaaatttcttcATT AACTGGAGTAGCAACGAGTATCGAGGGCGTTGGAAGGCTAATTGGCAGATCCGATGATCCTAAATTGTCTGTCACTTTTCCATCCTTGCCATTGCCATTCGATGCGCCTTATTGGGTTTTAGATACGGACTACAAATCATACGCCGTAGTGTGGAGTTGTACAAATCTTGGAGTCCTCaa TGTACGAAACGTTTGGATTTTGACGCGAGAACCAAAACCACCAGTCGCAGTTGTAGAAAAGGCTTATCAAGTTATCGATAAGAGTAACATCAGCAGAGCATACTTTATTCGTACAGATCAGAAAAATTGTCCGGCTACGTATTAA
- the LOC105836558 gene encoding apolipoprotein D, which produces MYIKVGASTGVRGRSSSDMFGKIILALSVLAWASAQIPNLGFCPEYIPMANFNRQRFMGVWYEAERYFQLTEVVSRCVMTNYTRGSDGKFRVINEVTNRFTGIKRILEGEIKPAASKAEEGRLTVKYTTVPLTPETKYSVLETDYDSYAVLWSCQGIGPVHAQNAWVMTRERIPSGKVLQKAYGVLDKYKISKTFFVKTDQTECAYLDTPPEEPEEAKNPDTEKRKRRPQSTDPNKRSAGVLNDADAEIKEKEEAGAGITGEKALSDIPKIIAEEPAKLEQLSVPERILKIAEVIQKEGIIDVQEESLVQNTSEKKSEHPKKTEATA; this is translated from the exons atgtatataaaggtTGGAGCCTCGACGGGTGTTCGAGGCAGATCGTCATCAGACATGTTCGGGAAGATTATCCTAGCACTTTCGGTTCTGGCGTGGGCCAGTGCCCAGATTCCTAATCTGGGTTTCTGTCCAGAATACATACCCATGGCGAACTTTAACAGGCAAAGG tttatgGGCGTTTGGTACGAGGCCGAAAGATATTTCCAACTTACTGAAGTAGTATCTCGATGCGTTATGACAAATTACACCAGAGGTAGCGATGGCAAATTCCGCGTAATCAATGAAGTTACAAATCGTTT CACTGGCATAAAGAGGATATTGGAGGGTGAAATTAAGCCCGCAGCTTCCAAGGCCGAGGAGGGTAGACTTACTGTCAAGTATACCACAGTTCCACTAACTCCCGAAACCAAGTACTCGGTACTCGAAACGGATTACGATTCATACGCCGTTTTATGGAGCTGTCAAGGTATTGGCCCGGTCCATGCACAAAATGCCTGGGTCATGACGAGGGAACGAATACCGTCCGGAAAAGTGCTTCAAAAG GCTTACGGCGTGCttgataaatacaaaatatcgaAAACGTTCTTCGTGAAAACCGATCAGACGGAATGCGCGTACTTGGACACGCCACCGGAGGAGCCCGAGGAGGCGAAGAACCCCGACACGGAAAAGCGAAAACGGAGACCGCAATCAACCGATCCGAACAAGAGATCAGCTGGCGTTCTGAATGATGCCGATGCCGAGAtaaaggagaaggaggaggcaGGAGCCGGGATTACGGGCGAGAAAGCGCTTTCCGATATCCCGAAGATAATAGCGGAGGAGCCTGCAAAGCTCGAGCAGCTCAGCGTTCCCGAACGGATCTTGAAGATAGCAGAAGTGATACAGAAGGAGGGCATCATCGACGTCCAGGAGGAGAGTCTCGTGCAAAACACGAGCGAGAAGAAGAGCGAGCATCCGAAGAAAACGGAAGCGACTGCGTAG
- the LOC105836560 gene encoding transcription factor Ken 2 isoform X2 produces MYSDGLLTLHYGKHPATLAAEVGAWYSGDRHVDVTLACDDGSVVKAHRVVLAAASPLLASLLRNPTLDHVVHLSGVRKTQLNHLLEFLYNGEALIPSTELTPLRELFELLQIKSELFEPNQSQTGNSDPERVSTPQASEGQESSSYESQYDGRQSNNPADCCSVVIKTEGCEEETEVDVEGVEGESLLSDNREGSIEPPRRRDSSDPVNLSLNSGTSVTSDSSHDIIHRSEKPIFERRESLEEAEERKRQLATRLALGLEKRKLEEIPIPPAEAYVVTPHRKRRPGFHNAPAQNPAFVPFNPGFETPRRLQAPHPLSVSAPPYLQDRSMTPPSHRPPSADPASAAALETPWVWTMPPARAPPPPPTTDDPPKTTPVRDYRCNYCGKQFGMSWNLKTHLRVHTGEKPFACRLCVAMFKQKAHLLKHLCSVHRGVIAAPDNTFSCCFCSSSNFVNLQDLIRHLSGPHNNLLLSRNIDLTKRHLELTNRE; encoded by the exons ATGTATTCTGACGGTCTCCTGACACTCCACTATGGAAAACATCCAGCGACCTTGGCCGCAGAGGTCGGGGCCTGGTACAGTGGAGATCGTCATGTGGACGTGACCCTGGCATGCGACGATGGGTCTGTCGTAAAGGCCCATCGCGTCGTTTTGGCTGCAGCCAGTCCCCTCCTAGCTAGTTTACTTCGGAATCCTACCCTGGACCATGTGGTTCACTTGTCAGGCGTCCGAAAGACTCAACTAAATCATTTATTGGAGTTTTTGTATAATGGAGAAGCATTGATACCG TCGACAGAGCTTACACCGTTGAGGGAGCTCTTTGAACTACTGCAAATTAAGTCAGAGTTATTTGAGCCCAATCAATCTCAAACTGGTAACTCTGACCCCGAAAGAGTATCAACTCCACAGGCCTCGGAAGGCCAGGAGAGTTCCAGTTATGAATCCCAATATGATGGCag ACAATCCAACAATCCCGCGGACTGTTGCTCAGTTGTTATTAAAACAGAAGGTTGCGAAGAGGAGACGGAAGTGGATGTGGAAGGTGTGGAAGGCGAAAGTCTTCTATCGGATAACAGAGAGGGCAGTATAGAACCTCCTAGAAGAAGGGATAGTTCCGATCCTGTTAATCTCAGTCTTAATTCCGGCACTTCCGTTACGAGCGACAGCTCACACGATATAATACACAG GTCTGAAAAGCCGATATTCGAGAGGCGAGAATCTCTTGAGGAAGCtgaagagaggaagaggcagCTGGCGACGCGGCTGGCGTTAGGCTTAGAAAAGAGAAAACTCGAAGAAATACCAATCCCACCTGCGGAGGCGTACGTCGTGACGCCCCATCGAAAGCGAAGGCCTGGCTTCCACAATGCCCCCGCACAAAATCCAGCCTTCGTGCCTTTCAATCCAGGATTCGAGACACCTAGAAGGTTGCAGGCGCCACATCCCCTCAGTGTTTCAGCACCACCGTACCTG CAGGATAGATCGATGACACCGCCATCACATCGGCCGCCGAGTGCCGATCCGGCATCAGCAGCGGCTCTCGAGACACCTTGGGTTTGGACTATGCCACCTGCCAGAGCTCCACCACCGCCACCAACAACAGACGATCCGCCGAAGACCACTCCTGTTCGTGACTACCGATGCAATTACTGCGGCAAGCAGTTCGGCATGTCGTGGAACCTGAAGACTCACCTAAGAGTGCACACGGGAGAAAAGCCTTTTGCATGTAGACTTTGCGTTGCCATGTTCAAACAAAAAGCCCACTTGCTAAAGCATCTTTGCTCGGTGCATCGAGGTGTGATAGCCGCCCCAGATAATACGTTTTCGTGTTGCTTCTGCTCGTCATCGAACTTCGTCAATCTGCAAGATCTCATTAGGCATCTTTCAGGGCCGCACAACAATCTGCTACTCAGCAGGAATATCGATCTCACGAAACGACATCTTGAACTTACGAATCGTGAATAG
- the LOC105836560 gene encoding transcription factor Ken 2 isoform X1, which produces MLACTWYRASSLSCVCNTMYSDGLLTLHYGKHPATLAAEVGAWYSGDRHVDVTLACDDGSVVKAHRVVLAAASPLLASLLRNPTLDHVVHLSGVRKTQLNHLLEFLYNGEALIPSTELTPLRELFELLQIKSELFEPNQSQTGNSDPERVSTPQASEGQESSSYESQYDGRQSNNPADCCSVVIKTEGCEEETEVDVEGVEGESLLSDNREGSIEPPRRRDSSDPVNLSLNSGTSVTSDSSHDIIHRSEKPIFERRESLEEAEERKRQLATRLALGLEKRKLEEIPIPPAEAYVVTPHRKRRPGFHNAPAQNPAFVPFNPGFETPRRLQAPHPLSVSAPPYLQDRSMTPPSHRPPSADPASAAALETPWVWTMPPARAPPPPPTTDDPPKTTPVRDYRCNYCGKQFGMSWNLKTHLRVHTGEKPFACRLCVAMFKQKAHLLKHLCSVHRGVIAAPDNTFSCCFCSSSNFVNLQDLIRHLSGPHNNLLLSRNIDLTKRHLELTNRE; this is translated from the exons ATGCTCGCGTGTACGTGGTACCGCGCATCGTCGCTCTCGTGTGTATGCAAT ACGATGTATTCTGACGGTCTCCTGACACTCCACTATGGAAAACATCCAGCGACCTTGGCCGCAGAGGTCGGGGCCTGGTACAGTGGAGATCGTCATGTGGACGTGACCCTGGCATGCGACGATGGGTCTGTCGTAAAGGCCCATCGCGTCGTTTTGGCTGCAGCCAGTCCCCTCCTAGCTAGTTTACTTCGGAATCCTACCCTGGACCATGTGGTTCACTTGTCAGGCGTCCGAAAGACTCAACTAAATCATTTATTGGAGTTTTTGTATAATGGAGAAGCATTGATACCG TCGACAGAGCTTACACCGTTGAGGGAGCTCTTTGAACTACTGCAAATTAAGTCAGAGTTATTTGAGCCCAATCAATCTCAAACTGGTAACTCTGACCCCGAAAGAGTATCAACTCCACAGGCCTCGGAAGGCCAGGAGAGTTCCAGTTATGAATCCCAATATGATGGCag ACAATCCAACAATCCCGCGGACTGTTGCTCAGTTGTTATTAAAACAGAAGGTTGCGAAGAGGAGACGGAAGTGGATGTGGAAGGTGTGGAAGGCGAAAGTCTTCTATCGGATAACAGAGAGGGCAGTATAGAACCTCCTAGAAGAAGGGATAGTTCCGATCCTGTTAATCTCAGTCTTAATTCCGGCACTTCCGTTACGAGCGACAGCTCACACGATATAATACACAG GTCTGAAAAGCCGATATTCGAGAGGCGAGAATCTCTTGAGGAAGCtgaagagaggaagaggcagCTGGCGACGCGGCTGGCGTTAGGCTTAGAAAAGAGAAAACTCGAAGAAATACCAATCCCACCTGCGGAGGCGTACGTCGTGACGCCCCATCGAAAGCGAAGGCCTGGCTTCCACAATGCCCCCGCACAAAATCCAGCCTTCGTGCCTTTCAATCCAGGATTCGAGACACCTAGAAGGTTGCAGGCGCCACATCCCCTCAGTGTTTCAGCACCACCGTACCTG CAGGATAGATCGATGACACCGCCATCACATCGGCCGCCGAGTGCCGATCCGGCATCAGCAGCGGCTCTCGAGACACCTTGGGTTTGGACTATGCCACCTGCCAGAGCTCCACCACCGCCACCAACAACAGACGATCCGCCGAAGACCACTCCTGTTCGTGACTACCGATGCAATTACTGCGGCAAGCAGTTCGGCATGTCGTGGAACCTGAAGACTCACCTAAGAGTGCACACGGGAGAAAAGCCTTTTGCATGTAGACTTTGCGTTGCCATGTTCAAACAAAAAGCCCACTTGCTAAAGCATCTTTGCTCGGTGCATCGAGGTGTGATAGCCGCCCCAGATAATACGTTTTCGTGTTGCTTCTGCTCGTCATCGAACTTCGTCAATCTGCAAGATCTCATTAGGCATCTTTCAGGGCCGCACAACAATCTGCTACTCAGCAGGAATATCGATCTCACGAAACGACATCTTGAACTTACGAATCGTGAATAG